The Deltaproteobacteria bacterium DNA window AAGAGTAAGGGCGGCAACCCGGGTGCGCCGGGGTTGCCGCCCTTGATCCCTCCGGGGGGAGCCCCCCCCGCTCACTCCGGCTTCGGGTTCTCGAAGCGGGCCTTCTCCCGCGCCATCGCGTCGCGACCGGCGTCGTACGCCGCCTTGATCACCGACCGCTCCTCGTCGATGAACCCCTCCACCTTCTGCTTCACTTCGCCGGTCCATTCCTCGCTCTTCTTCTTGAGATCCCCCGCCAGTCCGCCGATCCGCTCCCGGGCCTCGCGCCCGGAAACGGGGGTGTACAGCAGGGCAAACCCCGCGCCGACCAGCCCGCCGGCAAGGAACGCCAG harbors:
- a CDS encoding YtxH domain-containing protein, whose translation is MNDDRCCSGSGGILLAFLAGGLVGAGFALLYTPVSGREARERIGGLAGDLKKKSEEWTGEVKQKVEGFIDEERSVIKAAYDAGRDAMAREKARFENPKPE